The segment CCGGCAAAAAAATGCGGGACGGGGCGGGTTACTGTTGCGGGGGGGCGTCGGGGGCGGGGGGCGGGTCGTCGGGGTCTTCGGCCGGGATCACGTAGCGCCCGGTCAGCCAGCGCCCGAGGTCCACGTCGGCACAGCGGCGCGAGCAGAAGGGGCGGTACTTCGGGTCGGAGGTGCGGGCGCAGATCGGGCAGCTCATGGCGATGTCAGCGCCTCGGTCAGGGCCATGCGGTCTCGCTTGCGCACCAGTTCATAAAGCCCGAGCGGCGTCCAGCCCGCCAGACTGGTTTCCGCCGATTCGCCGCGGAAGGCGGCGCGCAACACCTGTTCCAGCGTGGCGCGGTCTTTCTTCGGCATCGGCGCGAAATCGACCACCACCTGGCCGCCGAGGCCCCGAAGCCGCAACTGGCGCGGCAGGTCGCGGGCGGCGGCGACATTGGCCTTCATGCCGGCCGCGGGCGAGGTGTCGGGGCCGGTGTTCACATCCACCGCGACCAGCGCGCGGGTCGGCTCGATCATCATGTGGCCGCCGCCGGGCAGCGGCACCTGCGGCGTCAGCAGCAGGTCCACCATCTCGGCCACGCCCTGCGCGGCGAAGGCCCCTGCCCCGTCGGCCACCTCGTCGGGCGCCGGGTCGGACCAGTCGCGCCAGGCGATTTCCTGTGCGCCGGGGCCATCGACCAGCAGTTCCGGCCCGCCGTCGAGGTCGGCCAGCACCGCCTCGGCCAGATCGCGCATGGCGCGGATGTCGTCGGCAATCTCCTCCGCATCGGCAAGCGCACAGGCCGACCGCAGGATCAGCCCCAGATCCTCGGCCGCGCCCGCCATGCCCTCGGCCGCCAGCGCGTCAAGCTCGTCGCGCAGATCCTCGTCATGGATGCGGCGCGAGATGTTGCGGCCGGGCGCGCCGGGCGTGATGATGGCGAGGCGGCTCTTGAACAGCAGGCGGGTGGTCACCGGCACGGCCTTGCCGGGTTCGGGCGTGCCCGTCACCTGCACCAGCACGCGCTGGCCGGGGGCAAGGCCCGAGGCCTGGCGCAGGAAGCCGCTGCCTTCGGGCAGCTTGACGAACACACCGCCCTGGCCCTTCATCTGCCGGTCGATCACCACGCGGTAGATCGCCCCCGGCACCGGCGCATCGCCATCGGGGTCGATCAGGAAATCCTCAAGCTGGCCATCGACGATCAGCGCGGCGGCGGGGCGGCCCTTCATTGTATCGAGTGCAACGACGCGGCCCTTCATGCGGCCCTCCGGTAAAGCGGGTATCCGGCGGATGCCAGAAGGGTGGCGGTTTCGGCGACGGGCAGGCCCACGACGCCGGTGAAAGAGCCGGAAATCCACGGGATGAAAGCCCCGGCCAGGCCTTGGATGGCATATCCTCCGGCCTTGCCCTGCCATTCGCCGCTTTGCAGATAGGCGTTCAGCTCGATGTCGGACAGGCGCTTCATCTTGACCGTGGTCACGACCTCGCGCGTCCAGACCTTCTCGCCCCGCCGCACGGCCACAGCCGTGATCACGTCATGCCGCCGCCCGCCCAGTGCCACCAGAAAGGCCGCGGCCTGCCCGGCATCGGCGGGCTTGCCGAGGATGCGACGACCCAGCGCCACCGTGGTGTCGGCACAGAGCACGATGTCGTCAGGCCCGGCCTCCACCGCCAGCACCTTTTCGCGGGCGATGCGCGCGCAATAGGGGCGCGGCAGTTCGGCGCGGCGCGGGTCTTCGTCAATATGGGGGGGAAGCACGGCGTCGGGCACCACGCCCAACTGCGCCAGCAAGTCCAGCCTGCGTGGGCTGGCGGAACCGAGGATCAGCCGCATGGCAGCGACCGGCGCAAACCGGCCCGGGATGACCGCGATGCGATCACTTGAAGCGATAGTTGATGCGGCCTTTCGACAGGTCGTAGGGGGTCA is part of the Paracoccaceae bacterium Fryx2 genome and harbors:
- the yacG gene encoding DNA gyrase inhibitor YacG, giving the protein MSCPICARTSDPKYRPFCSRRCADVDLGRWLTGRYVIPAEDPDDPPPAPDAPPQQ
- a CDS encoding ribonuclease E/G; its protein translation is MKGRVVALDTMKGRPAAALIVDGQLEDFLIDPDGDAPVPGAIYRVVIDRQMKGQGGVFVKLPEGSGFLRQASGLAPGQRVLVQVTGTPEPGKAVPVTTRLLFKSRLAIITPGAPGRNISRRIHDEDLRDELDALAAEGMAGAAEDLGLILRSACALADAEEIADDIRAMRDLAEAVLADLDGGPELLVDGPGAQEIAWRDWSDPAPDEVADGAGAFAAQGVAEMVDLLLTPQVPLPGGGHMMIEPTRALVAVDVNTGPDTSPAAGMKANVAAARDLPRQLRLRGLGGQVVVDFAPMPKKDRATLEQVLRAAFRGESAETSLAGWTPLGLYELVRKRDRMALTEALTSP
- a CDS encoding Maf family protein, with amino-acid sequence MRLILGSASPRRLDLLAQLGVVPDAVLPPHIDEDPRRAELPRPYCARIAREKVLAVEAGPDDIVLCADTTVALGRRILGKPADAGQAAAFLVALGGRRHDVITAVAVRRGEKVWTREVVTTVKMKRLSDIELNAYLQSGEWQGKAGGYAIQGLAGAFIPWISGSFTGVVGLPVAETATLLASAGYPLYRRAA